The following proteins come from a genomic window of Lolium rigidum isolate FL_2022 chromosome 5, APGP_CSIRO_Lrig_0.1, whole genome shotgun sequence:
- the LOC124657910 gene encoding squamosa promoter-binding-like protein 17, producing METGSSGGGRRPGDDAHGLNFGKKIYFEQDGAGGSGTSAGGGRRGRGAAPSAGPAGGGSAAAGGNASQQPRCQVEGCGVDLSGDKTYYCRHKVCSMHSKAPLVVVAGIEQRFCQQCSRFHQLPEFDQGKRSCRRRLAGHNERRRKPPPGPLAARYGRLSGSFQDPGRFRSFLLDFSYPRAPSSVGDPWPAIQPVDHRMPGTAHWQGSHEHHQPHRSAVAGYGDHHAYNGQGSSSGGGGAPSMIPGFELPSAECIAGAAADSICALSLLSTQPWDHSAHSATHNRSPAMSTTSAFQGSPVAPSVMASNYMTAASSSGGSWGSPRGHGGARNMQQHHHHLPNDTVMTEVHPHHPGSVHHHGQFGELELALQQGRAAPNPPHVDHGSGGAFSHSSNAMNWSL from the exons ATGGAGacgggcagcagcggcggcgggcgacgaCCCGGTGACGACGCTCACGGGCTCAACTTCGGCAAGAAGATCTACTTCGAGCAGGACGGTGCTGGCGGGAGCGGGACCTCCGCTGGCGGCGGCAGGAGAGGCAGGGGCGCCGCGCCGAGCGCCGGCCCAGCTGGAGGAGGATCCGCCGCGGCCGGCGGCAACGCCTCGCAGCAGCCGAGGTGCCAGGTGGAGGGGTGCGGCGTGGATCTGAGCGGCGACAAGACCTACTACTGCCGCCACAAGGTCTGCTCCATGCACTCCAAGGCcccgctcgtcgtcgtcgccggcatcgaGCAGCGCTTCTGCCAGCAGTGCAGCAG GTTCCATCAGTTACCTGAATTTGACCAAGGAAAACGAAGTTGCCGCAGACGCCTTGCCGGTCACAATGAGCGCCGGAGGAAGCCCCCACCTGGACCTCTGGCTGCACGCTATGGCCGGCTTTCCGGATCCTTCCAAG ACCCAGGCAGGTTCAGAAGCTTCCTGCTAGATTTCTCCTACCCAAGGGCCCCAAGCAGCGTCGGGGATCCATGGCCAGCAATACAGCCGGTCGACCACCGCATGCCTGGCACTGCCCACTGGCAAGGCAGCCATGAACATCACCAGCCCCATCGTAGCGCAGTTGCGGGATACGGCGACCACCACGCGTACAACGGCCAGGGAAGCTCCTCAGGGGGAGGCGGCGCACCGTCGATGATCCCGGGCTTCGAGCTTCCCTCGGCCGAATGTATCGCGGGAGCGGCCGCCGACTCCATCTGTGCTCTCTCTCTTCTGTCAACTCAGCCATGGGATCATAGTGCCCACAGTGCCACCCACAACAGGTCCCCGGCAATGTCGACGACCAGCGCCTTCCAAGGCAGCCCGGTGGCGCCCTCCGTCATGGCCAGCAACTACATGACAGCCGCAAGCAGCAGCGGCGGTTCCTGGGGCAGCCCCCGGGGCCATGGAGGCGCCAGGAACATGCAGCAGCACCATCACCACCTTCCGAATGACACTGTCATGACCGAGGTACATCCGCATCATCCAGGCTCGGTTCACCACCATGGCCAGTTCGGCGAGCTCGAGCTCGCGCTGCAGCAAGGAAGGGCCGCACCGAACCCGCCGCACGTCGACCATGGGTCCGGTGGCGCCTTCAGCCACTCTAGCAATGCCATGAACTGGTCTCTCTAG